Proteins from a single region of Xyrauchen texanus isolate HMW12.3.18 chromosome 7, RBS_HiC_50CHRs, whole genome shotgun sequence:
- the mustn1a gene encoding musculoskeletal embryonic nuclear protein 1a isoform X2: MAQQGKGAEGTVKRPLVKAEDLTGAKDNLHSGTEVKSKTFEVMQECERAGTVAPSIFSKVRSGSETAFDKSSKRK; encoded by the exons ATGGCTCAG CAAGGGAAGGGAGCGGAGGGGACTGTTAAGAGGCCTTTGGTGAAAGCAGAGGATTTAACTGGTGCAAAGGATAACCTGCACTCTGGAACAGAGGTGAAGAGCAAGACCTTCGAGGTGATGCAGGAATGCG AAAGAGCTGGGACGGTCGCTCCATCCATATTCAGTAAAGTTCGCTCTGGATCTGAGACTGCCTTTGACAAATCCAGCAAGAGAAAGTAG
- the mustn1a gene encoding musculoskeletal embryonic nuclear protein 1a isoform X1, whose amino-acid sequence MAQQGKGAEGTVKRPLVKAEDLTGAKDNLHSGTEVKSKTFEVMQECELGRSLHPYSVKFALDLRLPLTNPARESSTVGPHNYNFTELQLKPINDKYSQAFI is encoded by the exons ATGGCTCAG CAAGGGAAGGGAGCGGAGGGGACTGTTAAGAGGCCTTTGGTGAAAGCAGAGGATTTAACTGGTGCAAAGGATAACCTGCACTCTGGAACAGAGGTGAAGAGCAAGACCTTCGAGGTGATGCAGGAATGCG AGCTGGGACGGTCGCTCCATCCATATTCAGTAAAGTTCGCTCTGGATCTGAGACTGCCTTTGACAAATCCAGCAAGAGAAAGTAGCACAGTGGGACCACACAATTACAACTTCACTGAATTGCAGCTGAAACCAATTAATGATAAATATTCTCAAGCATTTATCTAA